A window from Littorina saxatilis isolate snail1 linkage group LG9, US_GU_Lsax_2.0, whole genome shotgun sequence encodes these proteins:
- the LOC138977366 gene encoding shaker-related potassium channel tsha2-like gives MVFFSVVFLSVLLCTLETSMTFREFHSRFYDYHHFNITQQVAETQMTFMNEYSASLPYPWLRNVQEAILVFFVLEFTTRLVTCPQKRHFLRQAKNWFDLLLIVHNGLSILLERVLLVGKVTYSSSEFNALLFFYALSVLRVMRIFYMAKNFDTMKILLLSTRASLKVFVMLAVCVLSLATMFGASVWMAELVSETFSFSSVLSGMWYAIITMTTVGYGDVVPVSVTGKLIGALCALCGVIVMALPIAVIASKFTTYHDNLLTREQLRKRITFSKTNLHFFARADEGEKKLPRTDKQYPPLGVETHRQGGHSNTTNHGVTVVSVHNKNKKSSCFKFGLYKQKLGRAGCKKNQVSESRTTLEDCRKDLELSDVSA, from the exons ATGGTGTTCTTCTCAGTGGTGTTCCTGTCCGTGTTGCTGTGTACTCTCGAGACGTCCATGACCTTCAGGGAGTTCCACTCGCGCTTCTACGACTACCACCACTTCAACATCACTCAGCAGGTCGCCGAGACACAGATGACCTTCATGAACGAGTACTCGGCCAGCCTCCCGTATCCATGGCTCCGGAACGTACAGGAAGCCATCTTGGTATTCTTCGTCTTGGAGTTCACGACCCGCCTCGTCACGTGTCCTCAGAAACGTCACTTCCTGCGGCAAGCCAAGAACTGGTTCGACCTGCTGCTGATCGTTCACAACGGCTTGAGCATCCTGCTGGAGAGGGTGCTGCTTGTGGGGAAGGTCACCTACAGCAGCAGCGAGTTCAACGCCCTTCTCTTCTTCTACGCGCTGTCTGTGCTGAGGGTGATGAGGATTTTCTACATGGCCAAGAACTTCGACACCATGAAG ATTCTGTTGCTGTCGACGCGAGCCAGTCTGAAAGTGTTCGTCATGCTTGCAGTTTGCGTATTGTCCCTGGCAACTATGTTCGGTGCCTCGGTCTGGATGGCGGAGCTGGTATCAGAaaccttctccttctcctccgtGCTCTCGGGCATGTGGTACGCCATCATCACCATGACGACGGTGGGCTACGGTGACGTGGTTCCGGTCAGCGTGACAGGCAAGCTGATAGGGGCGCTGTGTGCGCTGTGTGGTGTCATCGTCATGGCATTGCCCATTGCCGTCATCGCCTCCAAGTTCACCACTTACCACGACAACCTCCTCACGAGAGAGCAGCTGAGGAAGCGGATCACCTTTTCCAAGACCAACCTCCACTTCTTCGCGAGAGCAGACGAGGGCGAGAAGAAACTGCCGCGCACTGACAAGCAGTATCCGCCTCTCGGCGTTGAAACACATCGACAGGGCGGTCATTCCAACACCACCAATCATGGTGTTACCGTGGTTAGTGTCCACAATAAAAATAAGAAGAGCTCTTGTTTCAAGTTTGGTTTGTACAAACAGAAGCTGGGGCGAGCTGGATGTAAGAAAAACCAGGTCTCGGAGAGCAGAACAACGCTGGAAGACTGCCGCAAAGATCTGGAACTATCTGACGTCAGTGCATGA